CAGCAGCCGCAGACACCCCAGGGCCAGCACCCCCAGCCCGGCCAGGTACCAGCCCACCGGCTGCGCCGTCCCGTACGCCGCCGTCAGCCGCGTCGCCACCAGCGGCGTCAACGCACCGCCGACCACACCGCCCAGGTTGTACGTCAGCGCCGCACCCGTGTAGCGCACCCGGGTCGGGAACAGTTCCGGCAGGAACGCCGCCACCGGCCCGAACATGCAGCCCAGCACCACCATCGCCCCCGCCAGCGCCACGAACATCAGCGGGCGGCTCACCGACTCCAGCAGCGGGAACAGCACCAGCGCCCAGCCGGCGGCCAGCCCCGTCGCCCACCGCAACGTCCGCCGCCGCCCCCACCGGTCACTGCGCTCGGCGCTCAGCCACACCGTCCCGGCCATCCCCACCGCGCCCACCAGCAGCATCGCCAGCACCAGCGTGCTCGCCACCCCGAGCCCCGAGGTCGCGTACGCCAGCGAGTACGTCGTGGTCAGGTAGAACAGCGCGTACCCCACGGTGATCGCGCCCCCACCCGCCACCACCGGACGCCAGTGCTCCCGCACCACCTCCAGCACCGGCGGCCGCTCCCCGTGCGCCCCCTTCTCCCCGCGCTCCTCCGTACGCTCCATCGCCCGGAACAGCGGCGACTCCTCGACCCGCAGCCGTACGAACAACCCCACCGCGACCAGCGCGAACGAGGCCAGGAACGGCACCCGCCAACCCCACGCACGGAACGCCCGCTCGTCCAAACCGAGTTGGAGCGCCAAGAACACCCCGTTCGCCAACACGAACCCGATCGTCGGCCCCAACTGCAGGAAGCCCCCGTACCGCCCCCGCCGGGCGGCCGGCGCGTTCTCCGCGATCAGCAGCGCCGCCCCGCCCCACTCCCCGCCCAACCCGACGCCCTGGCACACCCGCAACACCACCAGGACCGCCGGCGCCCACCACCCCCACGCCGCGAACCCCGGCAACAACCCCACCGCCGCCGTCGCCAACCCCATCAACAGCAGCGACACCACCAAGGTCGCCTTCCGCCCCACCCGGTCCCCGAAGTGCCCGAACACCACCGCCCCCAACGGCCGGGCCAGGAACGCCACCGCATACACCGAGAACGCCGCCAACAGCGCCCCCACCGCACCCAACCCGGGGAAGAACACCACCCCGAACACGAGCGCCGCCGCCGTGCCGTAAATGAAGAAGTCGTAGAACTCGATCGCCGTCCCGATCAGCGCCGCAGCCGCCGCCCGCCGCAACTGCCCTACCCGCCAAGCACCCTCCGCATCCATACCACCACCCTCACCACCAACCCCCTCCCCCACCAGCCCCCACCCGAGTGACCCCGGCGCACCCCCACCCACCCGGCGCCCCCTACCGCCGCCGCACCACCACGACCACCGGTACCGAGCCACCCGCCCCCGCTCGGCCACACCAGCCGGGGCGCCGTTACCGCCATGGAACGCTCGAACTACCTCGCGTACGGATTGTCCTCCGGCGGCACCGGCGGCTGGTACGACGGCGGCAACGGCTGCTGCGGCGGCACCGGCGGAACGGCGACCTCAGGCTGCACGGCCGACTTCCGCCGCCGCACCACCACGAACACCACACCGGCCACCAACACCAACCCGGCCACCACACCCGCCACGATCGGCAGCGAACTGCCCGACCCGGACGACGAATCAGCCTTCGGCTGCACCGGCGGCGCACCCACCGCGACATCGGTCGGACTCCCGGCCGCACTCGGTACCGACGACACGGGCGCGGACGCACTCGCCGAAGCCGAACCCGACGGAGCCGCCGACGGCAGAACCGCATCAGCCGGCAGCGGCGACACACCCGCCGGACCGGGATCGCCGGGATCCGTCAGCGCGACCCGAGGCCGAACCGCCCCCCACCCCGCATCATCCGTACGCTTGTCCCCACCGTTCGGCCTGCCCGCGGTGTTGATGAGCACCCGCAGAACCTGATTCGCCGTCCAGTCCTTGTGAACCGCCCAAACCAGCGCAGCCGAAGCGGAAACCAAAGCCGCCGCGTCCGACGTTCCATGGCTCTTGCAGTATTCCGTTTCCGAGGTACAACCCGCGAGAATTTCATCGCCCGGAGCAACCAGGGCAACGTGAGGTCCGGTTTCCGATTCAGCCGTAACGGTTCCCTGTCGGTCGATGGCCCCCACTCCGACTACGTTGGGCAGCCCACCCGGGTACGACAGCAGGTTTCCGGACTGCGCCTTATTTCCGACACTGGATACGACCAGGACACCCTTGGATCGCGCAGCAGCAAGAATCCTGTCCAGTTTATCCACATCACTCGGCATGGCCGTCACTGCAGCAATGCCCTGCGAGATGTTGATGACCTTCGCCCCTTGGTCTACGGCATAGTTGACAGCCTGTCCGATCTGGTCCAGGAAGTCGGCCGAAACGAGGGCACCGACAGACCCATTGTTGATCTTGAGTGGGAGGATCTTGGCTCCGGGCGCCAGACCGTAGGCGCCTGTTCCGCCCACGCCTTTGCCAGTACCCGCAATCAAGCTGGACATCTCCGTACCGTGTCCGTCGCCGAAGGTCCCCACCCCGCCGGGACTACCGCTGAAATCCTTGCCTGGCAGGAACTGTCCGACCAGGTCAGGATGGTCCAGTCGAAAGCCTCCGTCGATCACCGCGACAGTGACGCCCTGCCCTGTCGAGGTCTTCCACATCTCGGGAGCATGCATGGCGTCCAGGTGCCATTGCCGTGCGCGAACCGTCTCGTCCGCAGCCGCCGGCCCCGCCAATGCCCCCGCCACCCACAGACTCGCCACCCCAACGGCCACAAACCGCCGAGTCCAACGGTTCCCCACCCGATCCCCCACCACAGAAGCGCCCCTACTACCTCGCGTACGGATTGTCCTCCGGCGGCACCGGCGGCTGGTACGACGGCGGCATCGGCTGATGCGGCGGCACCAGCGGAACAGCGGCCTCAGGCTGCACGGCCGACTTCCGCCGCCGCACCAGCACGAACACCACGCCGGCCACCAGCACCAACCCGGCAAGGACGCCCGCCACGATCGGCGCCGAACTACTCGACCCTGCCTTGGGCTCCACGGGCGGCGCACCCACCGCGACATCGGTCGGGCTCCCGGCCGCACTCGGCGCCGACGACACGGGCGCGGACGCACTCGCCGAAGCAGACGGAGCCGCCGACGGCGAAACCGCATCTGCCGGCAGCGGCGACACACCCGCCGGACCGGGATCGCCGGGATCCGTCAGCGCGACCCGAGGCCGAACCGCCCCCCACCCCGCACCGTCCGTGCGGCCGTCCCCACCATTCGACCGGCCAGCGGTGTTGATCAGCACCCGCAGAACCTGATTCGCCGTCCAGTCCTTGTGAACCGCCCAAACCAGCGCCGCCGAAGCGGAGACCAGGGCAGTCGCATCGGAGGTGCCATGGCTCTTGCAATAGCCGGTGGACGCCGTACAAGCAGCAATCACATCCATGCCAGGGGCCACGAGAGCGACCTGCGGCCCACGCTCGGACTCATCCGTCACGGTTCCGTTCCGGTCAACAGCCCCGACGCCGACCACATTCGGCAGACCACCCGGATACTCGACAATATTGCCCTGCTGCGCAGAATTCCCGACACTGGCGACCACGAGGACGCCCTTCGCGCGCGCATTTGCAAGGATTCGATTTATCTTGGCCACATCGTCTGACGTGGCGGTAACCGCAGATGTGCCCTGCGAAATGCTGATGACCTTCGCACCCTGGTCAACCGCATAGCTGATCGCCTGGCCGATCTGATCGAGGAATTCGGCCGTGATGACAGTACCCTCAGATCCACTATTGATCTTCAGAGGTAGAACCTTCACACCAGGCGCAAGGCCGTAGGCGCCGTTCCCGGCTCGGTTCCTGCCCGTGCCTGCGATGAGGCTAGCCATTTCGGTGCCATGGCCGTTGCGGTCTACGCCCAAGCCACTGGAGCCACCGCTGAAATCCTTTCCCGGAAGAAACTGCCCGACCAGGTCCGGATGATCCAGTTTGAATCCTCCGTCGATGACCGCGACAGTGATTCCCTCGCCCTTCGAGACCTTCCACATCTCAGGGGCGTGCATGGCATCCAGGTGCCATTGATCAGCGCGGATCGAATCATCGGCAACCGCAGGCCCAGCAACCGGACCAGCAAGAATTCCTGCAGCCAGGAGCGCGGCTGAAAGCATCCGCCACCGACCTTGCTTCCGCCCCATCACAACTCCTCGTCAATCTGTCCACCCGACCGGGAAGCGTGCCCCGAACAAGCCTGCCCGGCCACTGGGAGAGCCCAGTGGCCGGGCAGTCGTTGCCGTCCTACTCAACCACGTCCGGGTTGCTCTGCGGCGTACCGCTGGTCCAGGTCTCCTCGTCCTCGTGGAGGTAGTCGGCCCGCTTGCGGCGGTCGCGTTCGTTGCGGCCTCCGTGGCCCGCCGCTCCGGGGGCCATCATGCCGTTCTGCCTGGACCGGGAACCGCCCTCCGCAGCTCCTGCCGCGGCCGCGCGGTTGCGCAGGCCCGTGCCGCCGGGCGTGAACTCCCCGCCGACGGCCGGTCCCTTGCGGCCGCCGACCGTGCCACCGCTGGTCGAGGACAGACCCCGGCCACGCCCACCACCGCCGGAACCGACGGCTCCACCGCCATGCCCACCCATGCCGGGCTGCATGCCCATGCCGTTGGGCCCGCCGGCCCGGCCACCGCCGGGCCCCGCCTCGCGTCCGCCGAAGACCGTCCCGCTGGGCAGACCCGGGGTGCCGTTCTTCCCGGGGATCTGGCCGCCGCCGAAGGGAGCCGGACGGGGGGTGAAGCTACCGCCCTTGCCGGGCTGGTATCCGCCGCCACCGCCCTTGGCCTGCACCGAACCACCGCCGGGCCCGACCGGGAATCCGGGGACCGGGCCACCACCGGGGACACCAGGACCGCCGCCGGGCCCGTTGGGGCCGCTCGGGTAGACGGGTGTGGCGGTCGGACCACCGGTCGGCAGCGGGCCGCCTCCGGGACCGTACGGACCGGTCTGGGTCGGGAGGGTCGGCACACTGTCCAGCCCCGTGCCGGGACGATTGACCGGGTCCGAGGGGTGGGACGGCGGGACGGAACCCGGGTCCTGCGGGTTGGGGGGAACCTGGCCACCACCGTGCGGAGGAATGGGGGTGGTGTGCCCCGGCCCGGACGGCCCGGTGGAACCCGACCCCGGGTTCTGCGGCGCGACCGACCCGCCGCCGTAGCTGCCTCCACCGGACGGGCTGTAGCTGCCTCCGACGCTCCCGCCACCCGTACGAGGGCTACGGACGGAGCCGCTGTAGCCGCCGCCTCCGGAGCCTCCGTACTCCGTACTGGATGCCCTTGCCTTGTCATCCCCAGGCGTCCCCGGCAACGTCACGTCCTCGGGAATCCCGTTCAGCGTCGTCGTCGCCGCACTGTAAGCCTGGGCCAGGTTCACCACCTGATGGCTGGCTTCCTGGTGCTCCTTCTCGACCGTCGCCTTGGCCTGGTCGTACTCCGCCTTGCTCACCCAGCCGGAGCCCGGAACGGTCTTCATGTAATCGTCGACCGACTGACCGACGGCGAGCTTGGCCTGCACTCCGGCGGGAGTGGCCTGCCCCTCGTACTTGGCGACCACCTTCATCGCTTCCGTGGGAACCGGGGGCATCGCGACCTTGGCCGTGCTGAGTGCTTCACCGGCCTGGGTCATCGCACCGCCGGCGGTCGCCGAGTGCTGACCGATGATCGCCGCGGACTTGTACAGGTTTCCGACCCAGGCCTTGAAGTTCTCGGCCGCCGGGCCTTCCCAGTGGACCTGGCCGAGGTGCCCCTGCAGTGCCGTGCTGAGCTCGGTCAGAACACGACCGGCGTCCTGGAGCTGACCGGCTCGCTTCAACACCAAGTCCGGCTGCGTCGACACGACGAACTCCCTGAGTTCGGCGTGCTCCATGTCGTGGTACTTCGATTCTCCTGCCATGACCTGCTTCCCCGTCTCCCCGTGAGTCTCTCCCCGCAACGCCGTCAGAGGGTCGTCTTTTCCTTCGTCGTCGTCGGGCTGACCCCCGCGTTCTTCGCGACCGCGTTCTGATCGGCCGTCGTGTTGTCCTCGTTGGTCGAGTAGGTGCCCGCGGTCTTCGTGACCGCGTTCTGCATCGCCTCGATTTGGGCCTTGAAGTCCTTGTGGAACTTCACGAGCTGCGAGTGGACCTTGCCGTAGGCAGTGGTCAGAGCCACCGCCTCGGTGAACGATCCGGGATTGCCCCCGCTGACGAAGCTCGTCTGGGTCAGCTTCTGCTCTTCGAGCTTGTACGGCGCGGCCGCCGAGCCCTCCATCGCGGCGAGCAGCGCCTCGACCTTGGCAGCGAAGGCGGAGAGCGTCTGCAGCTCCACCTTGACGTCCTGCTTGCCGAAGGCCGCCACCAGGTCGTTGGCGCTGACGTTCGTCTGCGCGGTGCTGACGACGGGGGCGATGTTGATCGCGCCCCACGGCAACGGGATCTTCTTGTCCAGCATGAACGGCGTCGCGTCACCCGTCAGCCCCTGGGCGTTCGTGCCGTCCCCCGAGGAGCTGGGCGCGGGGCTGGAGGAGGGGGCCGGACTCGCCGACGGGCTCGGCGTGGCGCTCGCCGACGGGCTGGGGGCGGGGCTCGGTGAAGGGCTCGGGGACGCGCTGGGCGTGGGTGTCCCCGACGAGCTCGGCGATGGGCTCGGGGACGGACTCGCCGAAGGACTTGCCGAAGGGGTCGGCGTCCCCGAACCCGATGCGCTATTTCCTGCCATAGCAGTTCACCTCTCCCCCGTTCGGCCGGCCGCCGCCCCGGGGGGTGTCCCCGGGTGGTGCCGTGCCGCAACACACCGTCAACTTGTGGGTCGTGCCGTCGTCGTACCGTCTTGGTCGGCGAACCGTCCACCCTGAGGGCGGTTTTCGCCTCCGTCATCGTAGCCACCGCCTCTGTCGGCCGGGCAGGGCCCTTGGTCTGCCCGTACGCGATCGGTACGAACCCGACACGTACAACTCCCTACCCGCCCCTGGGTAGACTGCCCGGGTACGCCCCATCTGCCGCGCAATGTCGCACAGCAGCGACCCAAGGCCGCAGAACGGACGTGACCGCATGCCTTCCTCCGACGCCGCCTCCTGGTGGGCCCGCGCCGTACGGCCCGAGCGGCCGCCGTTGCCGTTGGCGCTGATGGTCCGGGCCGCGGTGGGGATGGCGGTGCCGCTGGCGGCGGGCCTGCTGCTGCACCGGCTGGATCTGGGGGTGTTCGCGGGCCTGGGTGCGATGCACGCGACGATGAACGACCGGGCTGAGCCGTCACGGTTGCGGGCGGCCCGGATCGGGACGGCCGTGCTCGCCTCCGCGCTCGGCATGCTGGTCGGTACGGCCCTGCAGCGCGCCGACGCGAACGGCCTGGCCCTCGGTGCGGCGTTGACGTCCACCGCCTTCGTCTCCGGCGCCTTGAGTGCGACGGGTCCGCGGGGTTCGGCGGCCGGGATGCTGCTGCTGGTGTCGGCGGCGCTGGGCAGTGGGATGCCGCTGCCGCACCCGTGGTGGGCGGCGGCGCCGATGATGCTCGTGGGCGCGGCGTTCGTGGTGCTGCTCGGGCTGCCGGCGGGTGTGCCGAGCCGGCCCGCCGCCGATCCGCGGGTCCGGGCGCTCGCGGCCGCGTACGACGCGCTCGGCCGTACGCTCGCCGACCTGGGCACCTCACGGGCGGCCGGCTCGCGCCAGGTGCTGACGGCCCGTCTGAACCAGCTCCAGGACCTCCTCCCGAACCGAACCGGAACCCGAACTCGGAGCCGGAACCGGAACCAGCACCAGACGCGGAGCCAGGACCAGTACGAAGCCGCCCTCGCCGCCACCGAGGCGGCGACCGGCCTGCTGTGGGCCCGTCGTGCCGTCCCGCCCGAGGTAGCCGCGGTGCCGCACCGCCTCGCGGCCGCCGTACGGCAGGGGGGCGGCGAGGTCGCCATGCCGGACTGGCAGCCGGACACGCCCTCGCGGCAGGCCCTGGACGTGGCGCTGCGCGCCGCCGCCGACACGGTGGCGGGCCGGGAGGCGCGGCTCGGCACGGCGCCCGTGCCCCCGCCCGACCCCTGGCGGCTGCGGGTGCGGCTGCTGTCCCGGGGCTCGGTGCGGTACGGGCTGCGCGTGGCGTTGTGCATCGCGGTCGGCTCGGCGGTCACCGCCAACTTCCCGCTCAGCAAGAGCTACTGGGTGCCGATGACGATCGCCTTCGTGCTCAAGCCGGACCTCGGCTCGGTGTTCCTGCGCGCGGTGAGCCGTTCGATCGGCACGGTGCTCGGGGTGGCGGTCACGGCGGCGCTGCTCGTGCTGACCACCGAGGAGTGGGCGCTGACCGCGATCGCCGCGCTGTGCGTGGCCCTGCTCCCGTACGCGACGGCGGCACACTACGGGTTGAACACCGTCGCGATGACGCCGATGGCGCTGGTCCTGCTCCAGTTGGGCGGCCAGAGCAGCGCGGCGGAGTTCTGGCCACGGGTCCTGGACACCGTCCTGGCCAGCGCGATCGTGCTGCTCTTCGGCTATCTGCTGTGGCCCGAGCGGCCGCGCCACCGGATCGAGCCCCGGCTGGTGGACGCGACGGGGGCGCTACGGGCCTACCTGGACGCCGTCACCGCCACGCGCACGCGCCCCGGAGACAACCTGAGCCCCGGAAACAACCGGAGCCCCGAAATCAGCCAGAGCCCCGACAGCAGCACAGGCCGCACCGACCGCGCCGAGGTGTGGCTGCGCCGCACCGCCTACCGCTCGCTGGCGGAGGCCCGCCAGGAGGTGCGGCAGGGCCTGGCCGAGCCGCCGCCGACAGGGCGGCTCGCGGAGCAGTGGCTGCCGGCGACGGCGGCGCTGGAGCGGCTGGGCGGCGCGGTGGCGGCGTTCGCGGCGCAGATCCGGTACGGCGGCCGAGTGCCGGACCCGGACGAGGTCGACCGGGTCCGCCGCGCGCTGGACGAACTGACCGTCGCCGCCCGCGCCCACCGCCCACCGAGTGCTCCGACGGGCAGCACGACCGTCTCGGTCGACCGTCCGACCGAGCCGCACGACCCCACGCGCAGCGCGCTGGGCCGTGCGGCGGACGAACTCGAAGCGCTCCTCACCAACGGCTAGCGAACCAGCCGACCCGACTCGCTTCGACTCACACCTGCTCCGCCAGCTCCAACCAGCTCATCTCCAGCTCCTCCTTCTCCTCCCGGACCGCGCGCAGCTGCCCGTCCAGCTCCGCGACCTTGGAGAAGTCGGCGGCGTGCTCGGCGAGTTGGGTGTGCAGCTTGGACTCCTTCTCGTCCAGCTTGGCGATCTGCCGCTCCAGCTTCTGCATCTCCTTCTTCGCCGCCCGCAGGTCCCC
The genomic region above belongs to Streptomyces sp. 1331.2 and contains:
- a CDS encoding MFS transporter, encoding MDAEGAWRVGQLRRAAAAALIGTAIEFYDFFIYGTAAALVFGVVFFPGLGAVGALLAAFSVYAVAFLARPLGAVVFGHFGDRVGRKATLVVSLLLMGLATAAVGLLPGFAAWGWWAPAVLVVLRVCQGVGLGGEWGGAALLIAENAPAARRGRYGGFLQLGPTIGFVLANGVFLALQLGLDERAFRAWGWRVPFLASFALVAVGLFVRLRVEESPLFRAMERTEERGEKGAHGERPPVLEVVREHWRPVVAGGGAITVGYALFYLTTTYSLAYATSGLGVASTLVLAMLLVGAVGMAGTVWLSAERSDRWGRRRTLRWATGLAAGWALVLFPLLESVSRPLMFVALAGAMVVLGCMFGPVAAFLPELFPTRVRYTGAALTYNLGGVVGGALTPLVATRLTAAYGTAQPVGWYLAGLGVLALGCLRLLPETTGAELGAVDGGRRRAPLWGADPAA
- a CDS encoding S8 family serine peptidase; protein product: MWKTSTGQGVTVAVIDGGFRLDHPDLVGQFLPGKDFSGSPGGVGTFGDGHGTEMSSLIAGTGKGVGGTGAYGLAPGAKILPLKINNGSVGALVSADFLDQIGQAVNYAVDQGAKVINISQGIAAVTAMPSDVDKLDRILAAARSKGVLVVSSVGNKAQSGNLLSYPGGLPNVVGVGAIDRQGTVTAESETGPHVALVAPGDEILAGCTSETEYCKSHGTSDAAALVSASAALVWAVHKDWTANQVLRVLINTAGRPNGGDKRTDDAGWGAVRPRVALTDPGDPGPAGVSPLPADAVLPSAAPSGSASASASAPVSSVPSAAGSPTDVAVGAPPVQPKADSSSGSGSSLPIVAGVVAGLVLVAGVVFVVVRRRKSAVQPEVAVPPVPPQQPLPPSYQPPVPPEDNPYAR
- a CDS encoding S8 family serine peptidase, which codes for MLSAALLAAGILAGPVAGPAVADDSIRADQWHLDAMHAPEMWKVSKGEGITVAVIDGGFKLDHPDLVGQFLPGKDFSGGSSGLGVDRNGHGTEMASLIAGTGRNRAGNGAYGLAPGVKVLPLKINSGSEGTVITAEFLDQIGQAISYAVDQGAKVISISQGTSAVTATSDDVAKINRILANARAKGVLVVASVGNSAQQGNIVEYPGGLPNVVGVGAVDRNGTVTDESERGPQVALVAPGMDVIAACTASTGYCKSHGTSDATALVSASAALVWAVHKDWTANQVLRVLINTAGRSNGGDGRTDGAGWGAVRPRVALTDPGDPGPAGVSPLPADAVSPSAAPSASASASAPVSSAPSAAGSPTDVAVGAPPVEPKAGSSSSAPIVAGVLAGLVLVAGVVFVLVRRRKSAVQPEAAVPLVPPHQPMPPSYQPPVPPEDNPYAR
- a CDS encoding WXG100 family type VII secretion target yields the protein MAGESKYHDMEHAELREFVVSTQPDLVLKRAGQLQDAGRVLTELSTALQGHLGQVHWEGPAAENFKAWVGNLYKSAAIIGQHSATAGGAMTQAGEALSTAKVAMPPVPTEAMKVVAKYEGQATPAGVQAKLAVGQSVDDYMKTVPGSGWVSKAEYDQAKATVEKEHQEASHQVVNLAQAYSAATTTLNGIPEDVTLPGTPGDDKARASSTEYGGSGGGGYSGSVRSPRTGGGSVGGSYSPSGGGSYGGGSVAPQNPGSGSTGPSGPGHTTPIPPHGGGQVPPNPQDPGSVPPSHPSDPVNRPGTGLDSVPTLPTQTGPYGPGGGPLPTGGPTATPVYPSGPNGPGGGPGVPGGGPVPGFPVGPGGGSVQAKGGGGGYQPGKGGSFTPRPAPFGGGQIPGKNGTPGLPSGTVFGGREAGPGGGRAGGPNGMGMQPGMGGHGGGAVGSGGGGRGRGLSSTSGGTVGGRKGPAVGGEFTPGGTGLRNRAAAAGAAEGGSRSRQNGMMAPGAAGHGGRNERDRRKRADYLHEDEETWTSGTPQSNPDVVE
- a CDS encoding FUSC family protein; its protein translation is MPSSDAASWWARAVRPERPPLPLALMVRAAVGMAVPLAAGLLLHRLDLGVFAGLGAMHATMNDRAEPSRLRAARIGTAVLASALGMLVGTALQRADANGLALGAALTSTAFVSGALSATGPRGSAAGMLLLVSAALGSGMPLPHPWWAAAPMMLVGAAFVVLLGLPAGVPSRPAADPRVRALAAAYDALGRTLADLGTSRAAGSRQVLTARLNQLQDLLPNRTGTRTRSRNRNQHQTRSQDQYEAALAATEAATGLLWARRAVPPEVAAVPHRLAAAVRQGGGEVAMPDWQPDTPSRQALDVALRAAADTVAGREARLGTAPVPPPDPWRLRVRLLSRGSVRYGLRVALCIAVGSAVTANFPLSKSYWVPMTIAFVLKPDLGSVFLRAVSRSIGTVLGVAVTAALLVLTTEEWALTAIAALCVALLPYATAAHYGLNTVAMTPMALVLLQLGGQSSAAEFWPRVLDTVLASAIVLLFGYLLWPERPRHRIEPRLVDATGALRAYLDAVTATRTRPGDNLSPGNNRSPEISQSPDSSTGRTDRAEVWLRRTAYRSLAEARQEVRQGLAEPPPTGRLAEQWLPATAALERLGGAVAAFAAQIRYGGRVPDPDEVDRVRRALDELTVAARAHRPPSAPTGSTTVSVDRPTEPHDPTRSALGRAADELEALLTNG